DNA sequence from the Alkaliphilus metalliredigens QYMF genome:
CTCTCGCCAGTTCCCCAGTCTCCTCCGTTAGCCTGGCCATCAGTGCCAATGGGCTGAAATATCCTTCTTCAAATTGTGAAATGTATTTATCCACCTTTTCCTGCATCTCTTTAATTGTCAAATCCCTATCCATCATGTTCCCTCCTCATCTAAAAATCGTTCTCCCGCAATTTTAATGCCGATTGCTCCTAGGGGTGCAGTCAAAATAATTGATAGCACCGCTAAAGCTAAAATCAATTCCCCATGCTCTACCCCTGCCGCCAATGGCACAGCACCAATAGCCGCCTGAACAGTGGCCTTGGGAATATAGGCTATGATGCAGAATAATTTTTCTTTTAAATTAAAATTTGTTCCTATCAAAGAAGCATAGACCCCTAGACTCCTAGCCAATAAACCTACGGAAATAATGATTACACCTACAAAACCAGCATCCAAGGCTACATAGATATTTACCGCAGCCCCTACCAATACAAATAACACTAATTCTGCCAGTACCCATATTTTATTGAGCTTACTAGATAATCGTTGGGCCACCGAGGGTGTTTTTTCTAATATGATAAATCCAATGGCCATGACACCTAACAACCCCGCCATTGGAACGACTCCCTCTAATGCATTCTCTAATGTTGTCAGTGTAATGGCTGCCCCTAGCATGATTAACACTTTTTTTGTATCCCTAAGATGATAATGACTAAATAAATAGATTAACCCCAGTGCCACAACCAATCCCATTAATATTCCCAGTATGATTGAAATGGGAATACTTAATATCTGTGTTGTTATGTTAATATTGGCACCACCATACATGCCTAAGAAGGCAGAAAAAATTGTAATGGCTACCACGTCATCAATAGATGCTCCGGCTAAAATCAAAGTTGGTATTCCCTTCTCTTGGCCCTTTCCTTGGTCAATAAAATCTAACATTTGAGGTACGATGACCGCCGGGGATACAGCGGCAATAATAAAGCCTAATATCCCTGCTTCTATCAACGAAATATTTAATATGTAGCTCCCTAAAAACATAATGGCAAACCCTTCAAACAGTACAGGAATAAAGCTAAATTTAATGGCAGTAATCCCGATTTTAGTAATGGTTTTCCTTTTAATCCCTAATCCTGCCCGTAATAAAATAATAATCAATGCAATTTTCCTCAGATCTCCTGAAATAGTAAGCAAATCCTCATGAAGCCAATCCATCCCATAGGGTCCCAATAGAATCCCTAATACTAGCATGCCCAAAAGTCCTGGAAGCTTTACCTTTGTAAACAGTTTACTAAACACTAATCCTAGTACCATAATCATTGCTAAACTAAAAGCCATATCTACACCGCCTTCTCTTTTAATATTATTGCCCCTCTATTTCTTTTGATTCTATTTTCTCATTCAGCTTAAATCCCCCAGATAGGAAACAAAAAACCCCTGCAAAACAAGGGTTCACCTTGTTTCGCAGGAGTCATTAACTGTTATCCAGTGGTTAATGGCGAACTCCATCGCCTATGAGCATTTTTTCCATTATACTATGAAAATCATTGTTTCACAAGTGGACTTATTCAATTGATACATTATAATGCTTCATCCATAGATTCACTTGGATTAGGTATGCAATCAGCTGAGGCCCTGTCATCAATTGACCAAACCATGGTTTTCCAAAGGATTTCCCACCTGTTTCAACAATTTCCTTGACCTTCTCTTGATTAATCACCTGTAAAATTGGTGAAGATGGATCCTGCATTATTTCTCCCATCCATTGCTGTACTGCCTTTAAGTAGGCCGGATTATGGGTCTTGGGATAAGGACTCTTTTTCCTTGTCCTCACATCCTCTGGTAGAATGTCCTTCAGTGCACTCCTTAATAAACCCTTCTCCCTCTGCCCTAAATATTTCATTTCCCATGGAATGTTCCAGGCATACTCTACAATACGATGGTCTGCAAAGGGAACCCTCACTTCTAATCCATTGGCCATACTCATACGGTCCTTTCTATTTAGCAAGGTAATCATAAACCATTTCATGTTAAGATAAAAAATTTCACGCATGCGATGGGTTTCTAATGATTCCCCCTTCATCCTTGGAACCTCTCTTAGTGTTTCTTCATATTTTGTTGCCACATACTCTTCTAATGGCAATTTCCTCAGATCTCCCGATAAAATATTCCGTCTTTCCGTTGTTGCCTTAGACCAAGGAAACGTATTGGCTTCAATGTCTTCCCTCCGTCTAAACCACGGATATCCTCCAAATATTTCATCGGCACATTCTCCCGATAGGGCTACTGTGTCATTTTGTTTTACATTTTTGCAAAACAAGTAAAGAGAAGAGTCCACGTCTGCCATTCCAGGAAGATCCGTCGATAATACAGCGGCTTCCAATGCTTCCGTTAATTGTGGCGTATCAATAATAATATCATGGTGCTTGGAGTCTATATGGCTGACCATCCGTCCAATCCATTCACTATCTGCATTAGGTTGAAATTCACTGGGTTTAAAATATTGATCATTATCTACATAGTCAATGGAGTAGGTGTGTAATTGTCCTCTACCATCTCTTTTAAAAGCATTTGCCGTCACAGAAGCAATTGCACTGGAATCCAATCCACCTGATAGAAATGTGCAGATAGGTACATCAGAAACCAACTGCCTTTCGATTGCGTCTATTAATAAGCCTCTTACATTTTCAATGGTATCCCCTAAACTATCCTCATGGGGTTTGCTTTCAAGCTGCCAGTAGGACTTAATTTTAACCCCTTGTGGTGTATAGGTTAAACAATATCCAGGCTTTATCTCATTGATGTCTTTAAAAACCCCATTACCCGGTGACCGTGCTGGTCCTAAACCAAACACCTCACATAACCCTTCCGTTGTCACAACGGGATCAATTTCTGGGTGTGCCAATAAAGCTTTAATTTCCGATGCAAAGAAGAGTCCACCATTTTTCAAGTTATAGAATAAGGGCTTTACACCCAAACGATCTCGAGCTAAGAACACGGTTTTTTCTACTTCATTCCAGATCCCAAAAGCGTAAATACCATTCAAATGCTGGACACAGTTCTCTCCCCATTCCATATAGGCTACTAGTAATACCTCTGTATCAGAGTAGGAATTGAAGGTATGACCTTTATCCTTTAATTCTTTTCGTAAGTCTTCAGTATTGTAGAGCTCCCCATTATAAACCATGGTGTATGTCTTTTCACCTAGCCGCTTTGTCATAGGTTGAGCCCCACCAGACGGATCCACAACAATTAACCGTCTATGTCCCAATAAACCGTGCTTAGAAATGTAGCTGCTTTTGGTATCTGGTCCCCGATGACCCAAACTAGCTGTCATTCTTTCAATAATCGGATTTTCATCTCTTAAATCTCTTTGATAGTCAATCCAACCAGCAATCCCGCACATGTAACTCATCTCCCCGATTAAATTTGTGATTTCCCATACATTTAACTTATGCAGTTAAATGTAAAAGGGATACTAGTTTAACCGACAATAATTTGTGTATTCCATACAATTCACTGTCATTTTATCGGAATTGGAATCATACTTACTTTACGTAAATACTCTGATTTTTTGTATTCTATTTTTATAGATCTCTTCCACCACAAATTTCACATTATTTTTTGTAATAACTTCCCCTTGTTTTGGAAAACGCCTTAGTTCACCAATAATAAATCCACCAATGGAATCAAAGTCTTCTGATTCAATGTGGATTCCAAGCATCTCATTCACTAAGGTAATCTTAGCACTGCCATCTACAACAAACTCATCTTCCTTAATCACTTGAATTTCTTCGTAAATTTCATCATATTCATCTTCAATTTCCCCTACTATTTCTTCTATTAAATCCTCCATAGTCACAATACCTGCTGTCCCACCATATTCATCCAATACAATATCCATATGAACACGACTATTTTTCATTTCCTTAAATAATTCACTGATTTTTTTAAATTCAAATGTATAATGAGGCTTTCTCATATAACGTCTAACATCAAAGTCTTCCCTGAGTCCTTCTACTAGAAATAAATCTCGAACATTCAATATACCTACAATGTCATCTAGATGCTGATCATATACAGGATATCTTGAGAATTGCTCTTCCTTCATTAGATGGATCATTTCCTCATAGGTATCCTGCACATCTATGGCAATAACATCTGTTCGCTGAACCATGACATCTTTGATCTGTAAATCTCCAAATTCAAATACATTCTGAATCATTTGCTTTTCTTCTACCTCTAATACACCTTCCTCGTGGCTGACATTCACCATTGTCCTTAGCTCTTCCTCCGTAATAAATGGCTTATCATATGCTTTCTTCCCACCCAGCATCCGGATTAAAATGCTTGTGATACGATTTAATATAATGACAATGGGATTTAGTACTACAACGACCCATCGAATGGGCTTCGCTACCTTTAAAGCCAATTTTTCTGAGTGTTGGGCTGCGATGGACTTCGGCGTAATTTCTGCAAAAATAAGCACTAAAATTGTCATAATCACCGTAGCAATTCCCACTGGATTATATCGAAATGCTTCTACTTGAAAGGCAATAGAAGTGGCCAATGCTGAAGCCCCAATATTAACAATATTATTTCCGACTAAAATACTACTTAATAGTTGGCCAGGATTTTTAATCAAGCTATTAATAATGTCTGCACCCTCCACCTTTTTTTCCACCATATTACGAATCCGAATCTTACTAAGAGCCATTAGTGATGTTTCTGATGCTGAAAAGAATGCAGACAGAGTAAGGAGTATTGCTAAAATGAATAATTGTCCAATTACATTAGGCACCATATCATCTCCTTAATCATTTGGTGATATTATCATTATTCCTTAAAATTATATACTTTATGACTATTGATACTGGTTTAATTCAATGCATAAATATCAGAAAATTCAATACTAATTTGTTCTATATAGGATTTTTGCTTATTATTTATCTCTTGCACTTCACCCTTCATTGTTTCTACTACTCTAATTGGAAAAGTCACTGTAAATTCGCTACCTCTCCCATACTCACTTGTTACACTGATAGTTCCACCTTGTAGCTCTATAAGGGATTTCGCCAGGGACAATCCAATACCACTCCCTTCATTTCTTCGGGTTAAAAGATCGTCTGCCTGTCTAAAGCGTTGGAAAATCATATCTAGTTTCTCTGTTTCGATACCTATACCCGTATCTTTAATTGAAATAACAACATTTCCTTCTATTTCCTCAATATAAACAGTAATTTGCCCGCCATAATTTGTGAACTTCACAGAATTTGAAAGAAGGTTTAATATAATTCTTTCTATTTTATCCGGATCACAGGCAATCATTCGTTCCTCTACCTCTGTATCGAATAGTAAGGTTATTTGACGATTTTCAATAAATGCTGCCACAGACAGCGTGATCTCCTCTACAATGCTTACAATATTATGATTCTGTAGCTGCATTTCACAGAACCCTGAATCAATTTTAGTCATATCAATTAAATTATTAACCAGCCTTAAAAGACGATAGCTATTTTGCCTCATGATGCCTACATGCTTACTAAGATTATTGGGATATGTCATAGATGCTTCTTTATTTGTGTATAAATTCATTAACTGCAGCGATCCTAAAATAACATTCAGAGGTGTTCTAAGCTCATGTGAAATATTAGAGAAAAACTCTGTTTTCAAACGATCACACTCCTGCATCTCATGGATTAGCTGTTGTTTTTGTGCCATATGCTTCTCTAGTATCTCAGCTCGTTTTCTATCGCTAATATCACGACTTACTACTTGAACAGCCATTCTACCGTTATATGAAAGTAGACTACAACCTACTTCTACATCTATCACCCTTCCATATATATCTACAATCTTCTCTTCTGTAAAGTAGCCTGGTTCTACTTTTCCTATCTTTATTTCTTCAGTTGCTTCTAATTTCTTTTCATAAGAACTTGAGTGGATAAAATCCATAACGCTCCTTCCAATTAATTGTTTTGGATCCTTCAACCCCACTAGTTTTGCAGCAGCCCTATTAGCCAGTATAAACTTTTCATCATTATACACACTAATGGCATCAGGAGAGTTTTCGAATAGGCTTCGATAACGCTCTTCACTTTCATAAAGGTCCATCTCAACTTTTTTACGCTCACTAATATCTCGAGCACAAAAAATAAGACCACTTGCCCCATCATTGTCTCCGATTAACACATTCCCCATAATCTCTATCCATGCATAATGCCCCTGACGATGTTGACACCGAACCTCCACTTTACTCCATGTTAGGTCTTCCTTTAGTTTTTCCATTGTGATCTTTACCTTATCAATATCATCAGGATGCATTTTTTCTAATATGGACTCCCCTATCATCTCCTCTACTTCATATCCCGTACTCACCTTATTGGAAGGGCTTGCATACCTGATTATTCCATCCATTGTAGTTTCAACTATCATATCGGATATATTGTCAGTAATTCGCCTCAACTTCATTTCACTCTCTTCTAAGGCATTCTTCATACGTTTTTCCTCCGTTATATCACGAATATATGCTAATAAATAACAGGGATTTCCATAATGGTCTCTAGCCACAGATTCATTTAAATCAACCCATATAATCTGTCCATCTTTCCTAATATATCTCTTATCCATTTTAATGGCAGTTTTTTCGCCTCGAATTAAAGAGTCTGTATTCTCTACTGATATCTGTAAATCTTCACCATGAGTAATTTCTTTGTAGTTTTTATTTAGTAGTTCCGCCTCTGTATATCCCATTATCTTACAAAATCCAGGAGGAACCTTTGTGAACGTTCCTTCTAGATCAGTATAAACCACAATAACATTGGATGTTGCCTCTGCATGTTCTAAGTTTCTCTGTCTTTCTTCTAACTGTTTTATTTGTTTTTTGAGTTGTCCCCGAGTGCTTCCTCTATTAATTGCAATGGTAAATGAGATCACTTGAATCATCACCATCATCATTACGTCTATATTACGATATCCTCTGATAAAATAAGCCACATAGGAATACACAATATGAGCTACTGCAATAATTATACTAATATAAGGTGAATGTAGTTCTATTTTGGCGAATGAATACCCAAGAGTAAGAACGATTAAAAATATCTTGAGTGAATTTACTGCCCCACCTGAATTCCCAATGTCGACTCCCATCAATATGATTAAAGACATAATAATAATTATATCTTTTATAGATACTCCCTTATAACTTCTTTTTAAAAAACCTACATACTTTTCCCTTTGAAGCCCTTGCATTTCAATACCCCTCCTCCTATTATAATTAAACGCCGCTCTAATTTTTGATGATTATGTTTATTACCATTTCTTATATTCTTTATTATTTTTCATTATCCTGCATTAAACTTAATTACGCCTTTATTTTTTATGATTTGCTCTTGTTTCCTCTGTTTTTATCGGTTTTTCGACATAATCAATCTCCCTTCGACAGCTTCAAAGGGAGATTGGATTTATTGCATCAATTTACTTTTTTGATTTACGTATTCTATATTTCTGGTTTTACTCCATTAAAATAACCCCTAGAGCTTGAAAGGTTTGCCATTCAATAACAGCACTTTCAGGAAGGTTATGATCCTTTTGAAACTCATATAAGGCCCGTTCCATCATAGGACCATATTTGCCATCTAAATAATCTGTATTTAAGTAGCCTAAAGCCCGTAGCCTTGATTGTATTTCCATTACATCTGCTCCAAAGTCCCCGGGCTTGATTGTTTGAAGCCCATATCCAAAAGGGCCAAAAACACCATTTTCGATTACCACCGGTGTTCCATTTTTAACGTATTGATATAAATCCTCAACATCCCTATTGTTCATCCGAATGCAACCAGCTGATGCGTTGTATCCGATTGAGTTAGGTTTGTCTGTGCCGTGTATTCCGTATTTACCCCAGGGTACATTTATCCCCATCCATCGGGTGCCAAAAGCACCACCCCAGCGTGCCTTCTGTATTACCTCCCATGATCCCAGTGGAGATGGAGTACTTGGTTTCCCACTAGCAATTGTATAGGTCTTTAGTAATTCGTTGCCATTTAATAAATATAATTTTTTAACGGAAATATCCACTAGAATCTTTACATTCTCATAGTTTGGATTCTCTTCTAGCATTTGATGTTCCCATAAAATGTACTCATTATATCCTCTCACATCTCCACCAGGTGTTGGTATACCTCCAAATAAGGAACCATTTTTTATGTATAACACACCTGCCGTACCGATTAATATAATTGCAAAAAATAATAATAATCTTCTAACCAATTCCATCTCCTCCCCCACATATTCATTATATGCAGAGGGACAAATCCCTCATTCCCTGATTCTAATCAATTAATCAAGTACATGCACTTTATTAGCAACGACTTTTACTTAATATAAAAAGTTTTTATATGTCACACTTAGAATGGATGATGTGACTTTAGCCTTAATTTAAACTCTTCGTATTTTATAAAAATTGCGAACTAATATATCCTTATTCTACTATAATAGTTTCTCTGTGATAATTGGATAAACATGATTTTTAGGAGATGGAGTAAATGATTCAATCTTTAACCCAGATTCACCACTAAAACTATAATCCCATCTAAATTCATCTACTGCAAATCTCCATGTTAACGGAAAATATGTGATATCTCTAAAAATAATAAGAGGATATGTTTCTTTAGACTTGACCGTACTTTCCATGGGCGAAAAAATCATAATTCCCATCAGTCCGATCATACCCCAACCACATATACCCATAATAACCACCATCCCTTTGAAAGAAACTCCACTCCTGATGGTTTAAATAGAAGCATTCTCTATGGATCGCCTTATTTTCCTTTGTTGAATTGTTTACCCACTCTTCCCCGGTAATTAAATGATTTATAAAATTCTTTCCAAAGTCTATTAGTTTCAAGGGGTAGGGAGTTACCCCCAAGGGTGTTCTTGTTGGCATGTAACCCACTCTAATTTCGCAACATATTTCTATATTTTTCTACTTAATCTGATTTTATTTCCTTGGA
Encoded proteins:
- a CDS encoding HlyC/CorC family transporter, producing the protein MVPNVIGQLFILAILLTLSAFFSASETSLMALSKIRIRNMVEKKVEGADIINSLIKNPGQLLSSILVGNNIVNIGASALATSIAFQVEAFRYNPVGIATVIMTILVLIFAEITPKSIAAQHSEKLALKVAKPIRWVVVVLNPIVIILNRITSILIRMLGGKKAYDKPFITEEELRTMVNVSHEEGVLEVEEKQMIQNVFEFGDLQIKDVMVQRTDVIAIDVQDTYEEMIHLMKEEQFSRYPVYDQHLDDIVGILNVRDLFLVEGLREDFDVRRYMRKPHYTFEFKKISELFKEMKNSRVHMDIVLDEYGGTAGIVTMEDLIEEIVGEIEDEYDEIYEEIQVIKEDEFVVDGSAKITLVNEMLGIHIESEDFDSIGGFIIGELRRFPKQGEVITKNNVKFVVEEIYKNRIQKIRVFT
- a CDS encoding sensor histidine kinase, which encodes MQGLQREKYVGFLKRSYKGVSIKDIIIIMSLIILMGVDIGNSGGAVNSLKIFLIVLTLGYSFAKIELHSPYISIIIAVAHIVYSYVAYFIRGYRNIDVMMMVMIQVISFTIAINRGSTRGQLKKQIKQLEERQRNLEHAEATSNVIVVYTDLEGTFTKVPPGFCKIMGYTEAELLNKNYKEITHGEDLQISVENTDSLIRGEKTAIKMDKRYIRKDGQIIWVDLNESVARDHYGNPCYLLAYIRDITEEKRMKNALEESEMKLRRITDNISDMIVETTMDGIIRYASPSNKVSTGYEVEEMIGESILEKMHPDDIDKVKITMEKLKEDLTWSKVEVRCQHRQGHYAWIEIMGNVLIGDNDGASGLIFCARDISERKKVEMDLYESEERYRSLFENSPDAISVYNDEKFILANRAAAKLVGLKDPKQLIGRSVMDFIHSSSYEKKLEATEEIKIGKVEPGYFTEEKIVDIYGRVIDVEVGCSLLSYNGRMAVQVVSRDISDRKRAEILEKHMAQKQQLIHEMQECDRLKTEFFSNISHELRTPLNVILGSLQLMNLYTNKEASMTYPNNLSKHVGIMRQNSYRLLRLVNNLIDMTKIDSGFCEMQLQNHNIVSIVEEITLSVAAFIENRQITLLFDTEVEERMIACDPDKIERIILNLLSNSVKFTNYGGQITVYIEEIEGNVVISIKDTGIGIETEKLDMIFQRFRQADDLLTRRNEGSGIGLSLAKSLIELQGGTISVTSEYGRGSEFTVTFPIRVVETMKGEVQEINNKQKSYIEQISIEFSDIYALN
- a CDS encoding L,D-transpeptidase family protein, translated to MELVRRLLLFFAIILIGTAGVLYIKNGSLFGGIPTPGGDVRGYNEYILWEHQMLEENPNYENVKILVDISVKKLYLLNGNELLKTYTIASGKPSTPSPLGSWEVIQKARWGGAFGTRWMGINVPWGKYGIHGTDKPNSIGYNASAGCIRMNNRDVEDLYQYVKNGTPVVIENGVFGPFGYGLQTIKPGDFGADVMEIQSRLRALGYLNTDYLDGKYGPMMERALYEFQKDHNLPESAVIEWQTFQALGVILME
- the asnB gene encoding asparagine synthase (glutamine-hydrolyzing), with the protein product MCGIAGWIDYQRDLRDENPIIERMTASLGHRGPDTKSSYISKHGLLGHRRLIVVDPSGGAQPMTKRLGEKTYTMVYNGELYNTEDLRKELKDKGHTFNSYSDTEVLLVAYMEWGENCVQHLNGIYAFGIWNEVEKTVFLARDRLGVKPLFYNLKNGGLFFASEIKALLAHPEIDPVVTTEGLCEVFGLGPARSPGNGVFKDINEIKPGYCLTYTPQGVKIKSYWQLESKPHEDSLGDTIENVRGLLIDAIERQLVSDVPICTFLSGGLDSSAIASVTANAFKRDGRGQLHTYSIDYVDNDQYFKPSEFQPNADSEWIGRMVSHIDSKHHDIIIDTPQLTEALEAAVLSTDLPGMADVDSSLYLFCKNVKQNDTVALSGECADEIFGGYPWFRRREDIEANTFPWSKATTERRNILSGDLRKLPLEEYVATKYEETLREVPRMKGESLETHRMREIFYLNMKWFMITLLNRKDRMSMANGLEVRVPFADHRIVEYAWNIPWEMKYLGQREKGLLRSALKDILPEDVRTRKKSPYPKTHNPAYLKAVQQWMGEIMQDPSSPILQVINQEKVKEIVETGGKSFGKPWFGQLMTGPQLIAYLIQVNLWMKHYNVSIE
- a CDS encoding cation:proton antiporter, with the protein product MAFSLAMIMVLGLVFSKLFTKVKLPGLLGMLVLGILLGPYGMDWLHEDLLTISGDLRKIALIIILLRAGLGIKRKTITKIGITAIKFSFIPVLFEGFAIMFLGSYILNISLIEAGILGFIIAAVSPAVIVPQMLDFIDQGKGQEKGIPTLILAGASIDDVVAITIFSAFLGMYGGANINITTQILSIPISIILGILMGLVVALGLIYLFSHYHLRDTKKVLIMLGAAITLTTLENALEGVVPMAGLLGVMAIGFIILEKTPSVAQRLSSKLNKIWVLAELVLFVLVGAAVNIYVALDAGFVGVIIISVGLLARSLGVYASLIGTNFNLKEKLFCIIAYIPKATVQAAIGAVPLAAGVEHGELILALAVLSIILTAPLGAIGIKIAGERFLDEEGT